Proteins found in one Pseudanabaena sp. FACHB-2040 genomic segment:
- a CDS encoding protelomerase family protein, producing MGRRAWLEKPLIETWIPRIKALPDTSDGRAEAQAINRELQDWWSSRGLATLRQQQGPMDITRRYLKTYLSPDHFSLEHINFTTDQWTALNLDKQKSVADRNESVQFIVRPDSIVAQAVRLLEKPDWADICAGLAVLTGRRSSEILSTAKFEKKSQWSVTFTGALKRRGELQQLSFEIPTLTTAERVIEALAKVRHELPEAVGLEVAEVSQRFGRAVEVACDRNFTTLVPKREGKDNLYTHLFRAVYATIATFWYCPPNVNETEFKAAIQGHYAVMEVENPELRRSLATSRHYSDYEIADSVIAQYGGKRKGIKLGHGGITPIEVFSQSYAKHQAQQPQTGTLSQPLPKKSMKTTRIQVTREDKAHLESIFEVLGFEGNQHEQMNQLVRWIQGQLRGLAQQPAEPEAEREEAITPPIAEAREQASAALEQPITSTLEDKIGGLIDVMQQLIALQVGQQQSVGASQNGATPAAPRSTPATPKTSPKTTQESKKPHARSRRGESEQLINAAIDAIMAYNDAANRYDDKWAISINVLKSFTKAQKKIEQALTDRADEIHAHHQKHQIDIKHNYKHRGESVLEFVKVSETAS from the coding sequence ATGGGACGTAGAGCTTGGCTAGAGAAACCCCTGATTGAGACGTGGATACCTCGCATCAAAGCCCTTCCAGACACCTCAGACGGCAGAGCCGAAGCACAGGCCATCAATCGGGAGCTGCAGGACTGGTGGAGCAGCCGAGGTTTAGCAACCCTACGTCAGCAGCAGGGGCCGATGGATATTACTCGCCGCTACCTCAAGACCTACCTCAGCCCAGACCACTTCAGCCTTGAGCACATCAATTTCACAACCGACCAGTGGACAGCGCTAAATCTGGATAAGCAGAAGTCAGTCGCAGATCGCAATGAAAGCGTTCAGTTCATCGTCAGGCCCGACAGCATTGTGGCTCAGGCAGTGCGGCTGCTGGAGAAGCCCGACTGGGCCGATATCTGTGCAGGCCTAGCTGTACTGACCGGAAGACGCTCTAGCGAAATCCTCAGCACGGCTAAGTTTGAGAAGAAATCACAGTGGAGCGTTACCTTCACTGGAGCATTGAAGCGCCGGGGAGAACTGCAGCAACTCTCTTTTGAGATTCCCACGCTGACTACGGCTGAACGGGTGATTGAAGCCCTCGCCAAAGTCCGCCATGAATTGCCCGAAGCTGTGGGGCTAGAGGTCGCTGAGGTGAGCCAACGCTTCGGTCGGGCAGTGGAGGTGGCGTGCGATCGCAACTTCACCACCCTGGTGCCTAAACGAGAGGGCAAAGACAACCTCTACACACACCTGTTCAGAGCGGTTTATGCCACCATTGCAACCTTTTGGTACTGCCCGCCTAACGTCAACGAGACAGAGTTTAAGGCAGCTATCCAGGGCCACTATGCCGTGATGGAGGTAGAGAACCCAGAGCTGAGACGTTCTCTGGCGACCAGTCGGCACTACAGCGACTACGAAATTGCCGATAGCGTTATTGCTCAGTACGGCGGCAAGCGCAAGGGCATCAAGTTAGGACATGGAGGCATCACACCCATTGAAGTATTCTCCCAGTCCTATGCCAAGCACCAGGCCCAACAGCCGCAAACTGGAACCCTTAGTCAACCATTACCCAAAAAATCAATGAAGACGACCCGCATCCAAGTCACGAGGGAAGACAAGGCCCATCTAGAATCGATCTTTGAGGTGCTGGGCTTTGAGGGCAACCAGCATGAGCAAATGAACCAGCTTGTAAGATGGATTCAGGGTCAACTTCGAGGGCTAGCGCAGCAACCCGCAGAACCTGAAGCGGAGCGAGAGGAAGCCATAACACCACCGATTGCGGAAGCTCGTGAACAAGCCAGTGCAGCACTCGAGCAACCGATCACTTCCACCCTAGAAGACAAAATTGGCGGGCTGATCGATGTCATGCAGCAGCTCATCGCCCTCCAGGTTGGGCAGCAGCAGTCTGTCGGGGCTTCTCAAAATGGGGCTACCCCTGCGGCACCCAGATCTACACCTGCCACCCCCAAAACTTCTCCCAAAACTACTCAGGAATCTAAGAAGCCTCACGCGCGCTCTAGGCGGGGGGAATCGGAGCAGCTGATCAATGCAGCTATCGACGCGATCATGGCCTACAACGATGCTGCAAATCGCTATGACGATAAGTGGGCTATCTCCATCAACGTCCTCAAGTCCTTTACCAAGGCTCAGAAGAAGATTGAGCAGGCATTAACAGATCGAGCTGACGAGATCCATGCCCATCACCAAAAGCACCAGATCGACATTAAGCACAACTACAAACACCGGGGCGAAAGCGTTCTAGAATTTGTCAAAGTTTCAGAAACTGCTTCTTGA